In Pirellulales bacterium, the genomic stretch GCATGAAGCCGATGCCCACCGATGAGGTCTGCCTTCATTGCCAACAAGCGGCGGAGAAGTTTCTCAAGGCTTTGCTGCAGGAGTTGGCTGTCGCCTTCTCCAAAACGCACAATCTTGAAGCCCTCGGAAAGTCACTATCCCTCACCATGCGTCCTTGGTGCGAGAGCGTCTGGGAACCAGGGGCCTCGCTCCGGGTGTCCCGGGGCGGCGGCTGGTACAGCGACTCCGGGCTCTGCCGCGCGGCGTTCCGCTTCAGGTTCACGCCGGTCATCCGGTTCAACTTCCTCGGCTTTCGGCTTGCCCGAGTTCCCCTCCGGTAGCAAGCCTCACGGCAGTGTCGCCAGCGGCACAATGAACGGGAAGCGCGGCATGAGATTATTGATGGACTTCTGGTCAGCCGTGACCAACTGACACCCCTCGCGCTCAGCCAGCGCCACGTAGAGGCAATCGTAATATGCGCTCCGGGTCCATGAGGAGATTTCGATGGCCCGGGCGATCAGGGACGCATGCGGGATCAGGACGGGGTGACTGTTCATCACCTTGGCATAAAGTGGGATTGCCTCCCCGACGGCGATGTCTTTTTGCCGCTCCGCCTTTGTCAGGGCGCCGGCCACCTCATCGATGAAGACGGACGGGGCGACCAGTTCATGGATTTGCCGCTGGTATTCAACGCGCAGCCGGTCGGCTTTCGGCGTGAGTGGACGGGGAATGACCCAGCAGATCGCGACGGAGACGTCAAGGACGTACTTCATGCGTCGTCATCGTCATGCAACAATGCCTGGAACCGGTCGTCGTCCATGACGCCGCGGCTACGGCGGATCTCCTCCGTGATCCGGTCGGCGCGCTCGTCGATCCGGCGGGACGTTTCGGGATCCACCGGGGTGCCGTCGATGATCCGCTTCATCACGGCGTCCAGGTCTGCCAGAACCTGCGGGTCGATGCCCGTGGATTGGGTCTCGGTGTTGCTCATGCCGATAT encodes the following:
- a CDS encoding HEPN domain-containing protein, with the translated sequence MKKATREWMRKAESDYRVAKEIASMKPMPTDEVCLHCQQAAEKFLKALLQELAVAFSKTHNLEALGKSLSLTMRPWCESVWEPGASLRVSRGGGWYSDSGLCRAAFRFRFTPVIRFNFLGFRLARVPLR
- a CDS encoding type II toxin-antitoxin system VapC family toxin; this encodes MKYVLDVSVAICWVIPRPLTPKADRLRVEYQRQIHELVAPSVFIDEVAGALTKAERQKDIAVGEAIPLYAKVMNSHPVLIPHASLIARAIEISSWTRSAYYDCLYVALAEREGCQLVTADQKSINNLMPRFPFIVPLATLP